TAATACCTGAAATGAAGATCTTTCTGAGCCTGTATTTACTCCAACCACCTACAACCGAAGTACTTCAAACCTCCGCATTTTAGTTTCTCTTCGGTTATTTTGAGTGCTGCAATAATTGCATTGGTGATTGTTGTTAATAGAGAGAGGACGCCCAAGCTGTGGCGCGTGTTTAAAAGAGCTCAATCGGCTCTCATTTAGCCTTTGGTTACATTACCCCCTTTTTCGCCGTAATGGATGATCTTGTTCACCAGCATGCTGGAAAGGTTTAATTAAATCATATTCCAATCATAATCCATGTTGTTAATTAAACTGGATAATTTATAAGTACAAAAGAGGGTATTTATTAGCCATTCCGCTGTGATGGTGGTACTGTGACTTAGAAGAGGACCCCCACCCCACTACACCCCCACTTTCACCCCTTTACTATTGATGCCTGCACATGATTGATAATGAGACAGTGACTGCTATACTATTTGTCTAATGGCTGTGCAATTAAAATCCCTTGTAAATGACCCATGCCTCATTTCATCCTAATCTATGGAATTTTGATTGAATTTGTCAGCGCTAATTGAAAAATACTGCTATTTAATGTCTGCATTGCAGTTGCGGAAGGGCTCGACTATAATGAGACGGTGTCCCCGTgaccctggggggggggggggctgtcctTGATttggcagggagggagggagcgctgCAATTTTAGGAGGTGAAAAGAACCCCACACTGAAGAGATCATTCATTCTGTGTTGATCAGCAAACACTAGGAACACAacatatgtactgtgtgtgagtgtgtgtgtgtgtgtgtgtgtgtgtgtgtgtgcacgcttgtgtgtatgtgtgtgtgtgtgagtgtgagtgtgagtgtgagtgtgtgtgtgtgtgtgtgtgtgtgtgtgtgtgtgtgtgcgcgcgcgtgtgtgtatgtgtgtgtgtgtgtgcgtgcgtgcgtgcgtgtgtgtatgtgtgctgtgtgtgtggtgtgtgtgtgtgtgtgtgtgtgtgtgcgcgtgcgtgtgtgtatgtgtgcggtgtgtgtgtgagtagataAAGCAAATGACAGTAAACCTTTGGGTAATCATTAGGATTTCCAGAATGTTTCCACTGTTTTTTTCTCTATCCAACACTCATGGTGATGCTTCGTCAACACTCAGGGTGATGCTTCTTCACCGCATCGTTCTGCCCTGGGCACGTCCGTGTGTTCCTCTTCACTGTAACAGTGTCTGCCTCTTTAACAGTGTTTAACAGAGTTCTGATTCTCCACATCCCAGCAACTCCAAAGCTTTATCAAACTTCACAGCAGTCACCTTGAGCCACTCCACGTCTGTGCTGGCGAGGAGATTTATGTAGAGTAGATTGCTTCAGTGTGGGCACACATGCACTGGCTCAGGCTCTGGGTGAGGGAGTCCTGTGGCAGATGGATTGGAGCCAGATGATTCACTATGGGGCCTGTGTGCAACGGTGCTGCTGTGTGCcagagacggtgtgtgtgtgtgtgtgtgagagagagagagagagagtgtgtatgaaagagagagagagagagagagagagagagtgtgtgtgttgtgtgtgtgtgtgtgtgtgtgtgtgtgtgtgtgtatgtgagagacagtgtgtttatgtgtgtgtatgtgtgtgtgcctgcctgtgtgtgtgcatgacatgacaaagaagtgacatgacatgacaaattgCTGAGCATGAGAATGTGAATGTGAGATCATTGCGCTGAGAAAACTTCAAAAACAACTTGGACCATGTTTCTAAAGACTTGAGCAcaggtactgtatgtatgtatttaggAAATTATTCATTTGGGTGGTGATTTAGAAAAATCATTTTAAAATGATCAGAATGACTTGCTGCCAAATTAATTCTTACCAGACAAATCAGCAAAGAAAAagctgtaaacaaacaaaaaaaaaacaagtagcCTTTAGCCCTTAAACAGAGGTGCTCTTGGAAAATAAACACACTAGCTATAGGGCTGGGCTACTTGTATCAATACATCTGAACTTTACATGGAACGCTAATGTAACACAAAATACAGGGCATGGCATCTGATGTCATACATGGCAGGTAGCCACTGTAAAACCTGCTCTGGCCTTCATCAAGCAGAAACCTGTGACCATCTCTTTTCAAAAAGGTCCTTTCAGAAGAACAACTCCTATTCATTTCTTTTGTCTATTGTAACTATTGTGACTCCCAACATCTCTTAGGATGTCAATGTAATCCTTCCCAGAAGTATTCAGTAGGCTATCAGAACAACACTTGCTACCCATACATGATGCACAACTGATGGTGTGTGTCTAATGTTTTCTCTGTTGGTCATTATTTAGATTCTAATTTTTGAACAGATCTACTCACATTACTTCAGGCATTGCATTGCTATGCGATCGTGTTGTCACATCTTAATGAGTCAGAGGTTTCACCTCCAGGAGATGAGATCCAGAGAATTGGATACATTGTTGTCCAGTTCCCAGCTGTCCCTGAGTTTTTAAGGATCACTATTTCCAGGTCACCATTTTTCATCACAGCCATATGGTTTAACTTTACACACCTATCTTGTTTTGGTGTGTTGTTGACATAAGAGGGTTAGCTACTCAGAATATGAATGTGTCCGTAATTAATGTTTCTATTTCAATGTGCTTTATATTAATACAGCACGTGCAGACTTAATGTTATTTTGGTTTAGGCCTAGTTAATGGAACAGACAATAGCCCGATATGTACATACAAATTATTATTTCATCTAGGAACAACAGTAAAGGTAGTGGGTCTCTTTGAGGAGGAATTTCTACTTACGGTCGGTGcccttgtgcgtgcgtgtgcgtttaCGTGTGCACATTAGCCACGTTTGCAGTAGCCAATAAACGGCAGAGTAGAGGTGTGAGGGCGGTCCGCTCTCGCGGCAGAGGCGCTTAAACTGAGGGAGCGGAATTTAAACGCGTTCCGCATCTGCAGAATGAAGGAGAGACAGTGACGATTCATGTTTGAGTGAGCTTAGATATCAACTCTGACAACAAACTGCATCGGATGAAAAGGTCGCCGAAATAATCGTCTTCGTCAAATTGCAGTATGGCAACACAGGACAGCTAAAAAATGCTCTGTTTGGACGCCGGGAACTGAGCGTAGTCAACACGGATTATATACAGTGTTATCTTTTTCCAGCGAAGAATCGAGACGCTGAATTTCGAAGACTGACATGAACCCCATGAAATGGTTGTATTCATTCAGAAAACGAAGGACGGGATCGTTATAACTTTAGACTTACTGCGGTGTGCCACCAAAAATAACGCGTGTGATTGACTTGACATCGGTTTAGACCGGCTCAGGGAGAATTTGTTCCCCCacattcagtgacattttctaTTTGTAACACATCCGAGCTTATGAGTGCAGTTTTTAGCCCATCATTCATGATGATGCAACGTCCAGTGGGAAGCACCACGGCCTTCAGCATCGACTCCCTAATCGGTGGTCCCCCTCAACCAAGCCCAGGACATTTTGTTTACACTGGCTACCCCATGTTCATGCCGTATAGGTCAGTAGTGCTCCCCCCGCCGCCCCCTCCACCGCCTGCCCTCTCTCAGTCCGCGCTCCAGGGTCTGCCGTCCACGCACCCGCACCACCAGATCCCCGGGTTACCCAGCAGCTTCTGCTCCAGCTTGGCGCAGGGCATGGCGCTGACATCCACGCTCATGGCTACGCTGCCCGGCGGATTCCCCGCGTCCCcgcagcagcaggaggcggTGAGGAAGTTCGCTCCCCAGTCCCTCCATGCTGCCTTTGACAAAACTCAGGAAATGCGCTTGGACGCAGATGACGGGAAAAGCTTCCTGGGAAAGGAGTCTTCTCTCTCGTCATTCCACGACACAGAGTCCCTGCAGTCTGTCACAGGTGAATATATACATTGTTTCTATTTCAATTTGTGCTTTTCGGTTATGAAGTAGCTTGGGCTTTGCAGACAAAGCTATGGCATGAAACTATTTTACTACAAGTATTGTTTGTACCTTTACCTTAACAAAGATTGATGCAAGTCTGAAATGAAGGGAACATGAAGAAGAGTGCCTACTTGATTGTAGAGTTTCAGTTCAGAAGTTGTTTATAAACTTTTTCCATAAAATTGTCGTGGTGACAAAATTGAAGCCTTGGCTGACGTCTATTTTCGCCTATAACTTTACTTTGGAATTGGTTCGTTCAAAGACAGTTCATATATAGAATGGCAAAAAACAGCATTGCAACGAAAAAGTATGCATCAAGTGTAATCACAAATCGGAATATGACTTGCCAAAaactaaggggggggggggagctttTATAGAGAATGTGTAGCCTTTGTCAAAGCTTCCAAAGGTAGACTAAAACGCCCGGGGCACAGGCTAAGTGGCCAAATTAGCCTACCTTAATTGAAGAAGGAGCAAAGCGCCAACGGTGTCTAAATGTTCATAAAACGGTGCGCATAATTCAGTGTCGCTCAGCCATTTCCAAATCTTCGTGTAAAATAAATAGAGGCCCAGGACTTCCAGATGAGTATAGTGTAAATATTCAAATCCAATTAACTGGAAAGCATAACGTATCTATCATCTGAAGTAAACAAGAGAAATTTCCTGGCAAATTTCCTCGCCACAAATATCTGGAATATTTTACTCTAGGCTACACTCAGTTCATGGGTGCATGTAGTGTCGCATTACTCAACCACACAAGTTTCAGCCAGTTTACAAATTTGTTTCTGTATGTATATTTTTTAATACAACTGTTTCACAAGTAACATGACTTATTTTTCATTACAGCCAGAAATCACAGTAAAGATGATGGCAAAGAGGACGAGTGTACCCGTAAAGAGGACAGTTATACAATGGACAGCGATCTAGACTACAGCTCAGACGACAACGCCAGTGGCAGTGCCATGTGTCAAAAGGACGACGGAGACGCGAGCGGTGGAATGGACGATGGTGCCCATGGACCGAGCGGAACTGGGAGCACCACGTCTACTGGGAAGAACCGACGACGACGGACAGCCTTCACCAGTGAGCAACTGTTAGAACTGGAGAAGGAATTTCATTGTAAGAAgtacctctctctcacagaacGCTCTCAGATTGCTCACGCGTTAAAGCTCAGCGAGGTACAGGTCAAAATCTGGTTCCAGAACCGACGAGCCAAGTGGAAACGCGTGAAAGCCGGAAACGTTAACTCTAAAAACGGAGAGCCCTCCAGAAATCCCAAAATTGTGGTGCCCATCCCTGTGCACGTCAGCCGCTTTGCAATACGAAGTCAGCACCAGCAGTTAGAGCAAGCGAGGCCTTGATTTCAGACGGGATGCGGAGGACCTAATGTCGATATAAGTTAAACGAAATAAACAACCATAGAGTACAAAATATGTATGAAAACAATGTTGGACTTCAAATTATTTCGACAGGCCCATGTTTATACCCGCGAGAAAAATGTGGTCGGTAAAATGATGTGGAATAATTCTTTCTTAGGCCTGCCTGACTGAGACCTGGAGCGGTAGGCTACTACACGATTAGATGTGAGAGTCGACTGAGAGGAATCGGCTCCGGTGTTTGATGAAAGTATTTTGGGAAAGAATAAACTATTTGGACCAAAATAATGGATACCGGGAGCCACTGTACATTCCCAACAAAAAGAATAGGCTAATCGTGGAGATCACTATGATTTTTTAGTTGTGTGCAGACTGCAGAGGCAGAATTGTCTTGTTGGTGTATTTTTTCAGGCATAACTGAGAGAACACAGACGTGTCTCAGATGAGCACTTTTTTGTTGGTTTAGCACTGTAAAAAGATTAAGAAAAAACCCACACTCTACCCCAGACATTCAGGTGTTCCTGCTGCATCAATACCAATTATGTGTTTTAATTTACGTGATATTCACTAACTCTTAAAATTGATTATTGTTGCTTGATTTTAAAAAACGTTTATGATTGTATTTTTCCACACCTTATAAAGCACGCTGCTAATTTATttaacattgtgtaaaatgttgCTAACATTTCATGAATGATTGACGCAAGACTTTTGTGTGGATTAAAACTGGACCCCATGAAGTGACGATCCTTTGTCAATTTGCTTATTGCTATGCCTTTTTATCATTTACAATACCGATACTGATCTGCAGGTTTTGATCAATAACTTTAAACAAattaattattaaaaagatgCACC
The Alosa sapidissima isolate fAloSap1 chromosome 23, fAloSap1.pri, whole genome shotgun sequence genome window above contains:
- the gbx2 gene encoding homeobox protein GBX-2, producing MSAVFSPSFMMMQRPVGSTTAFSIDSLIGGPPQPSPGHFVYTGYPMFMPYRSVVLPPPPPPPPALSQSALQGLPSTHPHHQIPGLPSSFCSSLAQGMALTSTLMATLPGGFPASPQQQEAVRKFAPQSLHAAFDKTQEMRLDADDGKSFLGKESSLSSFHDTESLQSVTARNHSKDDGKEDECTRKEDSYTMDSDLDYSSDDNASGSAMCQKDDGDASGGMDDGAHGPSGTGSTTSTGKNRRRRTAFTSEQLLELEKEFHCKKYLSLTERSQIAHALKLSEVQVKIWFQNRRAKWKRVKAGNVNSKNGEPSRNPKIVVPIPVHVSRFAIRSQHQQLEQARP